ggagggggaacagggacaacagagaaacaaaacagaaacaggacAAGGACAAtcaaaacccccaacaaactgGCAAAATACAATCTCACCAAAATTCCCTCAAGGGAAAAACCAGCCTCTCCCTGATCTCCTGTGCGGCAGACGATGGCAACCACTGCAACAGGGTCCCGGGCTCTGAGAAGTGAGACTTATGCCTGGGCTGACTGCTCCCAAGCCTCgccaggagaagaggaagagagagaaacttCCTATCTCTCTCTTATGAGTACTCCCTTGTTACATGACAAAACAGTGTGGAATACCTGGCAAGTGGGCATTTCCCTAGTTACAGCTAGTTACTAAGGAAGGATtggatcaaaactatcacaaacacatttattattataatattttagtAATGAGCATTTACTCATGTTACTGGTTTGTAATTAGAGGGGATTTTCcttaaattggaaaaaaatgaaagtgaaaaaggCAGTGAAGTAACCAAttcttgctgttttttctttatcttaCATAATTGCCATTGCATGTCCCAAGGATATAAATGCAAACGGTGCTCAAGTGCAGTCTATCCTTCAATGTAGTGAAAACAGAGAGTAAATGGCGTTAAAATCCTGAGTAGTAAGACCTACCATTCCAAAACAGTTTAATTGCCCCATTTTCATCGTTACAATTAGGGGAATGTTTTCTTGTATCTGCATTAATCACAACAtgcttttttttataattttatttttacagttatATAATTTCTTCCCAACTGTCATGGAGTTAATACCTGGACCTCATAAACAACTgataaaaaatattgaaaaagttGATCAATTTGCAACAGAAATCGTAATGGACCACCAGAAAACTCTGGATCCCAGTTGTCCTCGAGATTTTATTGATGCTTTTCTTAACAAAATGGAACAGGTATTGTAAGAGTAGAGCTTTATCAAATTATAAGGAAATCACTGCTTAAATCACATCTTTTCACTTGTGATGGGGCATTGGGCTTTTGCAAATACAGAGGGGAACTTGCTCTTCTTGGCACATCGACTTCATTCTATCCTCTCCATTTCCTTATCAaggatttttaaacacagaatcAACAGCACCAGCCAAAGTTAGGAAAGCTGAAGATCAACTTGTTTAATGCAATTCAATGCTACTCTTATATTAAAAAAGGTTCATAATATTACTCAGTAAATGTGCCATAAATTCTGGCCTACAGAGTGTAATATTTTTGCAAGGACATTAGATGTGTTTATacacatgtttatttttatgttttattttcattattatgtTAATTATGGGTCCAGgacttttccttttaaagaagCTTCTTGGGTTTGTCATTCAACACTTTCTGCTAAATCTTCCTGCAGGAGAAAGGGAATGCTGATTCAAAATTCACCGTTGAGACCTTGACCAGAACCACACTTGACTTGTTCCTTGCAGGAACAGGGACCACCAGCCTCACACTGAGATTTGGAATTCTGATTCTCCATAAATATCCAGAGATAGTAGGTAATAGAAAAGGAAatcaataattttaaaattttagttGGTTGGGGGATCAGTTTGGACAAGTTCTGTCACCACTACATGTGGCAATGGTTCCCTGAATAAGGAAATGTGGCAAACAGATGGGCAGCTTGTCCACTCAACACTTACTTATTTCCTAACAGCGAAAATGCAAAAGGAGATCGATTCCGTGATTGGCCGAGACCGAAGCCCCCGCATGGCAGATCGGAGCAAGATGCCCTACACTGATGCTGTGATCCATGAAATCCAGAGATACATTGACTTCCTTCCACTTAATGTCCCCCATGCTGTGATCAGAGACACCAAGTTCAGAGATTATTTTATCCCTAAGGTCTGTTCCACTGTGTCTGAGAAAGGTCATAATCCCTTGAAAAACAATtatgtgtttgtattttatttaattttcaaaggcACTTAAATGTGATATTGAATTAGAAGAATTTTGTTTGAAAGGGGATTCTGGAAATTATTGAGTCCAAGCCCTTgtcttaaaataacaaaaaagaaaagacttttCATCATCTGTGTGAAGAGGGCTGTAGAGTTTTCTGGGTTTTCCACATAAATGTTAGCTGTATTCTATTTGGAAGCAATATTAAATACTCTAAACGGACTCACCACTAAAATTCATTACAAAAACATCTTTGCCATACCACCGGCATACATTTTCACTCATAAATGCTcattttaaactatttaaaCTTTGACTACCCTTCTATTTAGCTCTGGGAACTTCTTAATGCCTTTTTTGCTTTAGCAAATGTCTATTGTACTTCTCTTTTTTGTCAATTCAGGGCACTACGATATTCCCTATGCTGACTTCCGTCCTACATGATGCCAAAGAATTTCCAAATCCAGAAAAATTTGACCCAGGACATTTCCTGAATGCAAATGGTACCTTTAAAAAGAGTGACCACTTCATGCCATTTTCTGCAGGTAAGACCTCTTCCTACTTCAGATCCTAGATTATCCTTTCCTAGAAACTCTTGGAAGATTTCAGTGGCTCCATTGCCATGGTTTGTACAGTGATGTCTGGTGACATCTGCTAAAGTCACTTCTGGGCAGCTCTAACCCTTGCACTAGAGTTTCGGTGGACTTGCTTTTTTTACCAACCACAAAAGCTCCTTCAATACCTTCTACAAGAAGAGGTGTATAAAGTGGAACTCAGCCATGCAACTTCTCTCTCCCAACTTACCATCAAACAGTAGCAGAACATGAGAAACCAGAGCCTTCAAACCACCTTTCCTCACTGAGCCTTCTAGACAATGTCATTAGTTCTGAGTTTAATTCATTTGCTTCACCAAAATactgcagtgctgcctgtgcGTTCTCAGATGTCTGAACTGTCATGGAACAGTAGTTAAACTCAGGTATCAACGAAAATACTCCACTGTCACCTcactttttattacttttttttcttgcaggaaAACGTATCTGTGCAGGAGAAGGTATGGCCCGGATGGAGATATTCATATTCTTAACATCCATCCTGCAGAATTTTACTTTGAAGCCTGTTGTGGATCCCAAGGACATTGACATTACTCCACTAATCAGCAGTCTGGCAAACATGCCCCGACCCTATGAGGTCTCTTTTGTTCCACGTTAGCCAAGTGAAAACAGTTGCCAGCTCTCAAACTCATGAAAGCTCTGGTTGAACAGCAGTCATTTCCCAATCTGTTCAGACTGAAACACTCATATAATTTCCTAGATATTTTATGGAGACATAAGtgcttagaaaagaaaattgtatgGTGCTGTTATAATCACCACAGCCAGCTCTAAATAGAGTAGGCAGTTGCATAGGGAAGAACACTGTTTTCTATGCAAAATTAAACAGGTTCTCCTCTGTCCCTACCTCGCCCAGCTCTGTTTCCTGTCTGGCTCCTGACATGCCAGGGTGTGTGGATCAGTTGTATGAGAGCCCTGCTGCTGTTGTTACTATCACTTGATCCCCTTGGCACAGCAGAACAGATGCTTGTACTCCAGGGTTTCCACAGACTCGGCTTGAGGTGCCTCTCTCCTTTCAGTTTGTTTGTAAGCTATTTGTAAATGTAAGCATAAAACAGTGAGGGTTTTTTATGTTAGATGATGATCATCTACCATATTCTTGTCCCAATACATACTGTCTGCTGTGGTGGGATGGAGTTAATCTATGCCTAGGCAGATGGGTCCATCTTCTGTAAAGATTATAATGAACGTTTGTGTAATTACAATTtatattgcaaaataaaaaattgtacACTGAATTGTTTTCCTGAGATCCCAGAAGAACATCTTTTACTGAAAAACCTGCATCCACAAAGCTTACATTGCCAAATGTCTTTCAAGTCTTGTACATTGTTGAAATATGATTGTTTCATTTTACTCCACTCATGTATATGAAATGTCCTATGGCTTGACGAATGAGCTGGCTAATGACCTATGCACTTCCATTCCCAATGTGGGACAAAGCTGCACTGACTCTTTGGGACTTACCAGAATCCCAGCTTTGGTTACAGAGCTGTCCACGGTggcaaaaaaagacaaattaaataATACCAAGATGCCCCCAGTGCCATTTCCTAGATAAAGAGCTTCCATTTTCCCATTATTTTATGAAGTAAGTAAAGATCACTACGGCAATGTTACAATcaggcaaaaataaatataaatagagTTTACATGAATTGCCAATCATACATGTAGAGATCTAGGACTGACATTTCCTGTCTTGATCACATTCCCTGCAATGTATAATATATAGTGATTACAGTGAAGACAGTTGAATCTATGCTATGTGTGAAAAGACAGCAA
Above is a window of Pithys albifrons albifrons isolate INPA30051 chromosome 9, PitAlb_v1, whole genome shotgun sequence DNA encoding:
- the LOC139675467 gene encoding cytochrome P450 2H1-like, giving the protein MELLGATTIFLLVCISCLLLATRRSISQKGKEPPGPFSLPIVGNVLQLNPWNVPESLKKLSEKYGPVFTVHLGPQKVVVLYGYDVVKEALIDQGDDFSGRAILPLIEKLFQGTGVVTSNGETWRQLRRFTLTTLRDFGMGKKGIEERIQEEAHFLVERLKNTHERPFNPGNFLVHAVSNIICSVVFGDRFDYEDKKFLTLIDLLDENNRLQTAIQAQLYNFFPTVMELIPGPHKQLIKNIEKVDQFATEIVMDHQKTLDPSCPRDFIDAFLNKMEQEKGNADSKFTVETLTRTTLDLFLAGTGTTSLTLRFGILILHKYPEIVAKMQKEIDSVIGRDRSPRMADRSKMPYTDAVIHEIQRYIDFLPLNVPHAVIRDTKFRDYFIPKGTTIFPMLTSVLHDAKEFPNPEKFDPGHFLNANGTFKKSDHFMPFSAGKRICAGEGMARMEIFIFLTSILQNFTLKPVVDPKDIDITPLISSLANMPRPYEVSFVPR